In the Nitrospinaceae bacterium genome, one interval contains:
- a CDS encoding pyridoxine 5'-phosphate synthase, with amino-acid sequence MPKLCVNVDHVATVRQARQTNEPDPVAAALIAERAGAIGITIHLREDRRHIQDRDLQIIRKVVRGKLNLEMAPVEEMREIALECRPDQVTLVPERREEVTTEGGLDTVSQIDRLPAIINPLREAGITVSLFIDPSPLQIEAAHKLGAHYIELNTAAYSEARGREDIKNEISALRDSSEQAHRLGLGVHAGHGLTYLNVEPIAALPHFEELNIGHSIVSHAIFAGFEEAVREMTRLVERH; translated from the coding sequence ATGCCCAAACTTTGTGTGAACGTCGACCATGTCGCCACAGTCCGCCAGGCACGCCAAACAAATGAGCCAGACCCCGTTGCGGCTGCGCTTATCGCAGAGCGGGCGGGTGCGATTGGAATTACGATTCACCTCAGAGAGGACCGACGACATATCCAAGATAGGGATCTGCAGATAATTCGAAAAGTTGTACGAGGAAAACTCAATCTCGAGATGGCCCCGGTCGAGGAAATGAGAGAAATCGCCCTTGAGTGCAGGCCGGACCAAGTGACTCTCGTTCCCGAGCGCCGAGAGGAAGTGACGACTGAAGGCGGCCTGGATACCGTCTCTCAAATAGATCGCCTACCTGCCATCATAAACCCACTTCGTGAAGCCGGAATTACGGTTAGCCTATTTATTGACCCGAGCCCTCTTCAAATTGAGGCGGCACATAAACTTGGCGCACATTACATCGAATTAAATACGGCAGCTTATTCGGAAGCCCGGGGGAGGGAGGATATTAAAAACGAAATTTCCGCCCTTCGTGATTCCTCTGAGCAGGCACACCGCCTGGGGTTGGGTGTTCATGCTGGCCACGGCTTGACCTACTTGAATGTCGAACCTATTGCCGCGCTGCCCCATTTCGAGGAGTTAAACATCGGGCACAGTATAGTATCGCATGCCATATTTGCTGGATTTGAAGAGGCGGTGCGAGAAATGACACGTCTAGTCGAGAGGCACTGA